The following proteins come from a genomic window of Larimichthys crocea isolate SSNF chromosome XV, L_crocea_2.0, whole genome shotgun sequence:
- the LOC104931688 gene encoding cytochrome P450 3A40 → MGFLPDFSIETWTLIAFLFTLLAVYGYAPYGFFKKLGIPGPKPWPFIGTFLAYRKGIHNFDRECFQKYGQVWGIYDGRQPMLCIMDTAMIKTILVKECYSVFTNRRDLGLNGPLRDAVSVVEDERWKRIRGVLSPSFTTGRLKEMYRIMLQHSSNLLNCLREKVKADEVIEVKEVFGPYSMDVVTSTAFSVDIDSINRPSDPFVANIKKMVKFNLLNPLLVVLVLFPFLGPLFEKMNFSFFPAEVLEFFYSFLRKIKSERHKNQHKNRVDFMQLMVDAQNSENNKDDMSSTQGLTDSEVLSQAMIFIFAGYETSSSTLGFVAYCLATNPETQKTLQKEIDETFPEKGRPTYEALMQMEYMDMVVNESMRLYPIANRLERMSKASVEINGVSIPKGTGIVIPVYSLHLNPALWPEPEAFKPERFSKENKDDIDPYTFLPFGAGPRNCIGMRFALLMMKLAIVEILQDFSFVTCKETEIPLELGGDGFITPKNPIKLKLEPRATVADSPSS, encoded by the exons ATGGGCTTTCTTCCAGACTTTTCCATTGAAACCTGGACGTTAATAGCATTTCTCTTTACTCTCCTCGCAGT ATATGGATATGCTCCATATGGCTTTTTCAAGAAACTAGGCATCCCTGGCCCCAAACCTTGGCCCTTTATTGGGACATTTTTGGCGTACAGAAAG GGCATTCATAACTTTGACAGAGAATGCTTCCAGAAATATGGACAGGTGTGGGG GATCTACGATGGCAGGCAGCCTATGTTGTGCATAATGGACACAGCTATGATCAAAACAATCTTGGTGAAGGAGTGTTATTCTGTCTTTACCAACAGACGG GATCTAGGCCTAAATGGACCACTACGTGATGCTGTATCAGTAGTAGAAGATGAGAGATGGAAAAGGATTCGCGGTGTACTCTCACCTTCATTCACCACCGGACGACTGAAAGAG ATGTACAGGATAATGTTGCAGCATTCAAGTAACCTGCTCAATTGTCTTCGCGAGAAAGTCAAGGCAGATGAAGTCATCGAGGTTAAAGA AGTATTTGGACCTTACAGTATGGATGTTGTGACCAGCACTGCCTTCAGTGTAGACATTGATTCCATCAACCGACCCTCTGATCCTTTTGTAGCAAACATTAAGAAAATGGTCAAGTTCAACTTGCTGAATCCATTGCTTGTGGTTCTGG TTCTGTTTCCATTCTTGGGACCACTTTTTGAGAAGATGAATTTTTCATTCTTCCCTGCTGAAGTGTTGGAATTCTTCTACAGCTTTCTAAGAAAGATCAAATCAGAGCGGCATAAGAATCAACACAAA AACCGAGTGGACTTCATGCAACTGATGGTTGATGCTCAGaattcagaaaacaacaaagacgaTATGAGTTCAACACAAG GGCTGACTGATAGTGAGGTCCTTTCTCAGGCCATGATATTTATCTTTGCTGGCTATGAAACCAGTAGCAGCACACTTGGATTTGTAGCCTACTGCCTGGCAACCAACCCTGAGACCCAAAAGACCCTGCAAAAGGAGATTGATGAAACCTTCCCAGAAAAG GGTAGGCCAACCTATGAAGCCCTGATGCAGATGGAATACATGGACATGGTGGTGAATGAGTCAATGAGGCTGTACCCTATTGCTAATCGGTTAGAGAGAATGTCAAAGGCTTCAGTGGAAATTAATGGTGTGAGCATCCCGAAAGGAACTGGCATTGTGATACCAGTTTATTCTCTGCATCTTAATCCTGCTTTGTGGCCTGAGCCTGAAGCCTTCAAACCTGAAAG GTTCAGCAAAGAGAATAAGGACGACATAGATCCTTATACCTTTTTACCCTTTGGAGCAGGGCCAAGGAACTGTATTGGCATGCGATTTGCTCTCTTGATGATGAAGTTGGCCATAGTGGAAATCCTTCAGGACTTCAGCTTTGTCACCTGCAAGGAGACTGAG ATTCCACTGGAGCTGGGAGGTGATGGATTTATCACACCCAAGAATCCCATCAAGCTGAAGCTGGAGCCCAGAGCAACTGTTGCTGATTCTCCCTCAAGTTAA